In the Bacillus sp. HSf4 genome, ATTTTTGGAAGGCTATAAAACAATGGATGCCATTGCATCGATCGTTTTTGGAATTGTTGTCATCAATGCGATTAAAGATCGCGGTGTGACAAACCCTAAATCAATTGCCGCTTCCTGCATCAAAGCAGGGGTTGTGGCTGCCGTCGGTCTTGGATTGGTATATGTCTCACTCGCTTATTTGGGAGCCACGAGTGTTGATACAGTGGGATCACTGGATAACGGCGGGGAAATCCTGTCGAAAGCTTCGGCGTATTTATTCGGATCACTCGGCAATGCCGTTCTCGGAATCGCGATTTTGTTCGCCTGCCTGACGACGAGTGTAGGACTTGTCTCTTCTTGCGGCGAGTACTTTTCAAAGCTGATTCCAAAGCTTTCCTATAAAACTGTCGTGATCATCGTCACTCTTTTCAGTCTTGCGATTTCCAATTTCGGTCTGACTGAAATCATTTCGTTTTCCGTGCCGATTCTTTCGGCGATTTATCCGCTTGCCATCGTCGTTGTATTGTTTTCATTTATTGACAAGCTGTTTAAAGAACGGCGCGAAGTGTATATCGGCGCCCTAATTCCGACCGGAATTTTCAGTATTATTGACGGTTTAAACGCTGCTAAAATTCCGTTAGGACCGCTTAATGACATTTTAGGCCAATACATTCCGCTCTACTCTAACGGTGTCGGCTGGGTTGTTCCGGCCCTCATCGGTGCTGTAATCGGATATATTACGACCTTTTTCATCCCTTCACAGGCCGACCGTTTAAGAAAAGTAAGCTGATGCAGACAACAAACCCCTCCGTGTGATGCGGAGGGGTTTTGATGAGGGGAAATCGAAAAGACCGGCACTTTCTAAAAGTGCCGGTCTTTTTATTCAGTGTCGCGCGCCTCTGCTTCCAAACGGCCTACCGCTCCGGGAGACGCTTTTTCCACCACTCTTGCGGCTAACTCGTAAGCTTCATCATACTCATAGGAGTAGAAGCGGTTCTCCGCTTCCTTCAACTGCTCAGAAAGCGCATGGTTCTGACTTCTGAAGCGGTTGCCGTACTGAATGATGCGCTCGATCATCCTTACTTTATCGACTAAATCATCTGTTTCTTGTTTCACTTCTGTGACAAGGCTCTCAGCGCCCTGTAAACGCTCGTTGACCGCCTCCATGTTGAGCGGCAGCATTTGCAGCTGCTCATTCACTTTTTGTACGGCGGAGCGGGACTGCTCTATTCTTTCTGTTATAGATGCCGGAATGCCCGGTACATTGCTTTTTTCCAAGCGCCTTGCGGTATGTGTAATCGTCTGCTTCAACTGCTGAAGGAGCTCTCTCGCCTGGAGTTCTTCTTTTCTCAGCAATTGCAGCATGTCTCTGTACTCATCATACTCCTTTTGAGCCGCTTCCAGCTGCTTTTCGATGTCCAGAAGCTCTTCCTTCAGGAGGGAGTATGCGACATGCTTCTGATCAAGCCTCTCTTTTACCTGTTCAAATTGTTTTTCTATCAGTTCAAGACGCTTTTCATACGACTGCTGCTTCTCCAGTTCACCCGTTGAAAGCCGATAGCTTTCCTTCACAAGATCGGTCTCTGCTTTTGTATCCTGCTTGTTGGTTTCAAGCTTTTCCAATGCGGCGGCCAGCTCAGGCATTTTAGCGAGGATCACCCTGCCGGCTTCGACCTCTTGTTCAAGCTGGGTGTACAACGTCTGAATCGTTTCTTCAATCATCTGCATCGTCGCAGCGGCTTCTTCCAAATTCAGCTCGCTCAAAAGCGCATCTTCCGCGCGTTTCAGTTCTTTTTCAAGGTTTTCCAGTTCCTTTTCAATTTGAATATGATCGAGCTTGTAGCCTTTATCGATCATTTCCTGATAGCCGGCTTTCAGCTTCACCAGCTCGTTCGGCACCGTCTGTTTGCAGCCGGCAAGCAGCTTCGGCACGTCGTCTATATGTGATTGAAGCTCTTCAAGCAAGCGGTCCTGCGCAAGCAACACTTTTCTTGCTTCTATGTAGTTCCCGCCGTCTGTTTCGGCTTCGAACTGTTTAATTCCTTCCCACACCGAATCAAGATCCGCCTCTATTTTCGGATAGAGATCTCCGTATAGATGGCTGTAAGCCAACAGATTTTTGCGTATTTTTGTATACTGCTCTTTAATTTCTTCAATTTCCTTGCGGTTTTGTTCTTCGCTTGAGACGAGATTGGCGATTTCCTTTAAAATCTCTTCAATATTGGATTCAGCCGCCGACAACAGGTTCTCGATGTGGGCGAGCACCTGCTTTGATTTTTGAAAGCGGTACTTGTCGGCGCAATCCTCCGCCTCAAACAGCAGCTCTTCAACTTTGGGCATGTGCGCAGTCACGATTTCATCCCATTCATTGCGCCATCTCTCAAAGAACTCTTCCGTCTGACCCGTCATCTTTAAATGCTTGATTTTTGACATTTCTTCCACAATTGAACGGTTCAGTATTTCAATTTTCCACGCTTCCAAACGGTCAATTTCTTTATATATATTTCTCCTGAATAAGTAGCCTGTAGCGAATAAGATTAAAAATAACGCCAATAAGCCGATGACAAACTCCATAATGAGCCCCCTTGCTGTTTAACTTGTTCTGTCAGGGTATGATATTTGAAATTGTATGTAAAACTAAAAGTTTAGCTATCGTTTTCATTGTTCTTATGATACCATGTAACCAACATTTTTTGAGCAGAATTTTTAATTTTTTTACATCAAAGTGACAACATCTGACTATTTTTTTACGGGGTGACATCATGCTGAAACGAGACGGTCATGTTCATTCTCCTTTTTGTCCGCACGGATCAAACGATCAATTCAGATATTATATAGAAGAATTATGCAAAAAAGGCTTCGATTCCGTTTCCTTTACGGAGCATGCTCCGCTTCCGCCCTCTTTCATCGATCCGACCCCCAAACAAGACAGCGCCATACCGATGTCCGCCCTTGAGGATTACCTTGGAATCCTCAAGCGCTTGAAGGAAGAGTATACAGGACAGATCGATATTTTGATCGGCCTGGAAGTTGACTATATCCGCGCCTTTGAGCATGAAATCAAAACGTTTCTTGATACGTACGGGTCTTTCCTTGACGACAGCATCCTTTCGGTTCATTTTTTGCCGGCGGACTCCTCACACATCTGCCTTGATTATGATGAAGATGCATTCCAAAACCTGATTGACTGTCATGGGAGCATCGAGCAGGTGTACCTAACCTATTTTCAGGAAATCTTTTCTTCCATTGTATCACCGCTCGGCACCTATAAGCCAAAACGAATCGGCCATATAACGCTGGTGAAAAAATTTGTTCAGCTCTACCCTTATTCCATGTCTGAACCTGTCCGGAGGCTGGCTTCCTCCTGTTTGGACGAAGCCGCAAAACGCGGCCTTGAGCTCGATTTTAATACAGCGGGTCTGCGCAAGCCTTATGCCGGTGACATTTATTTGGAAGAGTGGATGATCGAGGAAGCGGCGAAAAAAAACATCCCGCTTGTTTATGGGTCTGATGCCCATCAAGCTAAGGATGCCGGGTTTGGTT is a window encoding:
- the brnQ gene encoding branched-chain amino acid transport system II carrier protein, with amino-acid sequence MKTSLSAKETTAIGLMLFALFFGAGNMIFPPQLGQAAGEHVWPAITGFLLTGVGLPLLGVIAVALTGSAKGLADKAHPVFGTILIVSIYLTIGPLFAIPRTGNVSYVIAVEPFLGKHSSNLYLFIFTLIFFGITYFLALNPSKLVDRIGKILTPILLAVIALLVIKAFVTPMGSIGSVTEAYQSAPLFVGFLEGYKTMDAIASIVFGIVVINAIKDRGVTNPKSIAASCIKAGVVAAVGLGLVYVSLAYLGATSVDTVGSLDNGGEILSKASAYLFGSLGNAVLGIAILFACLTTSVGLVSSCGEYFSKLIPKLSYKTVVIIVTLFSLAISNFGLTEIISFSVPILSAIYPLAIVVVLFSFIDKLFKERREVYIGALIPTGIFSIIDGLNAAKIPLGPLNDILGQYIPLYSNGVGWVVPALIGAVIGYITTFFIPSQADRLRKVS
- the hisJ gene encoding histidinol-phosphatase HisJ → MLKRDGHVHSPFCPHGSNDQFRYYIEELCKKGFDSVSFTEHAPLPPSFIDPTPKQDSAIPMSALEDYLGILKRLKEEYTGQIDILIGLEVDYIRAFEHEIKTFLDTYGSFLDDSILSVHFLPADSSHICLDYDEDAFQNLIDCHGSIEQVYLTYFQEIFSSIVSPLGTYKPKRIGHITLVKKFVQLYPYSMSEPVRRLASSCLDEAAKRGLELDFNTAGLRKPYAGDIYLEEWMIEEAAKKNIPLVYGSDAHQAKDAGFGYEHFERRFG
- the ezrA gene encoding septation ring formation regulator EzrA — encoded protein: MEFVIGLLALFLILFATGYLFRRNIYKEIDRLEAWKIEILNRSIVEEMSKIKHLKMTGQTEEFFERWRNEWDEIVTAHMPKVEELLFEAEDCADKYRFQKSKQVLAHIENLLSAAESNIEEILKEIANLVSSEEQNRKEIEEIKEQYTKIRKNLLAYSHLYGDLYPKIEADLDSVWEGIKQFEAETDGGNYIEARKVLLAQDRLLEELQSHIDDVPKLLAGCKQTVPNELVKLKAGYQEMIDKGYKLDHIQIEKELENLEKELKRAEDALLSELNLEEAAATMQMIEETIQTLYTQLEQEVEAGRVILAKMPELAAALEKLETNKQDTKAETDLVKESYRLSTGELEKQQSYEKRLELIEKQFEQVKERLDQKHVAYSLLKEELLDIEKQLEAAQKEYDEYRDMLQLLRKEELQARELLQQLKQTITHTARRLEKSNVPGIPASITERIEQSRSAVQKVNEQLQMLPLNMEAVNERLQGAESLVTEVKQETDDLVDKVRMIERIIQYGNRFRSQNHALSEQLKEAENRFYSYEYDEAYELAARVVEKASPGAVGRLEAEARDTE